Proteins from one Cryptomeria japonica chromosome 4, Sugi_1.0, whole genome shotgun sequence genomic window:
- the LOC131875022 gene encoding uncharacterized protein LOC131875022: protein MKKLVDDNTQNWHKKLYEALWADRITPKREIGMEPYELVYGIGAKVSLPLELEAAKLQTILEDPFFQNAPEKRVMYLTKLEDEREMIVDRITEHQNRVKKTFDMKARPRGFLKGDEVLLWDKRREPKGAHGKFDSLWRGLFKIHEVVGPNAFRLND from the coding sequence atgaagaagttagttgatgataatACCCAGAACTGGCATAAAAAGttatatgaagccttatgggcagatagaattacCCCTAAAAGAGAAATTGGAATGGAACCTTATGAACTGGTGTATggaattggtgcaaaggtttctttacCTCTAGAATTGGAAGCAGCGAAGCTTCAAACTATACTTGAGGATCCCTTCTTCCAAAATGCTCCAGAAAAGAGAGTCATGTATTTGACGAAGTTGGAAGATGAAAGGGAGATGATAGTGGACAGAATTACTGaacatcaaaatagggtgaagaAAACATTCGATATGAAGGCTCGACCAAGGGGTTTCCTCAAAGGGGATGAAGTACTATTGTGGGACAAGAGAAGAGAACCAAAGGGtgcccatggaaaatttgattcattgtggagAGGTCTGTTCAAGATCCATGAAGTGGTGGGACCGAATGCATTCAGACTGAATGATTGA